The Vibrio marisflavi CECT 7928 region AGGCGCAGTAGAAACTGAACTACTCTCGCATACTACGTCAGATCAGATCAAAGACGGGTACAACTCGTGGAAAGAAGACATGGGTGGCGTACTTGCAGCTGATGATATTGCGCGAGCTGTGGTATATGCATTCCAGCAACCACAAAACGTATGTATTCGTGAAATTGCGTTGGCACCAACTAAGCAACAGCCATAGAAATATATGATAAACAGCTCGTTAGTTTGCATGCGAGCTGTTTGGTTTGTCGCATTTTACTTAGTGAATCTTTCATCCTATTACTCCTCAATCTGTTATTGTTAATTAGCTTGAGCTTAATGTTGTAATAGGGGAGGTGAGCTAATGAAGGTGATCGTTAACGACAAGATGCAACGCGGGTATCAGTATTACCTTTCAGAGCCAATGGGTCAGCACTTTGATGACCAGTTTAAACCAGAATTGACACCAAAACAGATGTTGGAGCTTGGTGTTTTTGGTGGAAAATACCTGACCGATTGTCGAAAAGAGTTTCCTGAAGATTGGTTCGTTAACGCTAAGTTAAGCCCCGAAAGAAAAGATATTTCCCTCAATTACTATTCCGTAGATGCTTCACAACCGCTTGCCGAATGGCAACGTAAAGGTTGGGTTTACGAGCAAGATCCAAGAGGATGGTTCCAATGGTATTGTCGATATTTTATGGGCAGACGCATAGCAGAAGAAGATGATAGGCAAATCAAAAGGTGGAAAGCCTTTAAGCGTCATGAAATGGCTGTACGCAAGAACTGCGAAATGTATAACCATCGTTGCAGGCCAAAGCAAAGACAAGCGCTACTGCATTGGGCATACGATTCTAGAAACTATTGAGGCTTAAATTAGGCCTCAATAGTTCTTATATTTGAGCTTTTATATTTGTCGAACGGAACCGCGGTCGATGATCTTAGGCGGGTGCATCTCCAGCTTCATATCCGGATTGACTAGTTTACGTGTGGCTTCTCTGGCCATTGACGTGATTGGGAAATGTAAGCTAGTGAGCTTTGGTGTTACGTAGTCTGCTCTCTCACCACTGTCATAGCAAATCACAGAAATATCATCTGGAACACGTAGGCCGCGCTCTGAAATAGCAAGTAGTGCTCCAACTGCCATCTCTTCATTACAGCAATAAATGGCGGTAGGTATATTTCTTTGTAATATTTCGCAGGTGAGCTGATAGCCACTTGGCAAGTCGTATTCTCCGGCTAAAGATACAGTGGGAGTCAAGCCGGCATTGCTCATAGCATCGAGAAAACCTTGCTTTCTAAGTTGACTCGAGCTCCGAGAATCTGGTCCGCTGATACAAGCGATTTTGCTGTGGCCTTTTTCAATACAAAACTCGGTTGCCAGCTGGCTCGCATATCGGTGATCAAACGATACACATCGATCTTCTAGCCCCTCTATTTCTCTATCTAGCAATATAAACGCTTTGTCTTTGCTAGCTAAATCAAGAAGCTGCTCGTCACGTAGTGCTCTAACGTGCAATATAAGGCCGTCGCAGTTCATGTTATAAAGCTTGTGAATCGCGTCCAGCTCATTCTCGGCACTGCCACGACCTTTCATCACAAGTAATTGTTTATGGTGCGAGTCGGCCTCACTTTGAACGTTATCCATTAAACTGCCAAAGAAAGCACCCAAATACGAGGTGGTCACAAGTCCTAGCGTATGGCTCTTATTTGAAGCTAATGATTTTGCAGCTAAGTTAGGCGCATAACCGAGTTCGGCTATGGCCTTTTCTACTAACTGTTTGGTTTTAGTTCTAACTTTGTTTTCGCCGTTGACGACTCTTGAAACAGTGGCTCTTGAAACTCCGGCTAAAGCCGCGACATCTTCTAAAGTCGCCATACGTTGTTAACTCCTGTATTAATTACTCAAATTGTGGCAAATAAGCACTATTTGTTTCCAACACGTCTTCGAGCAGTGATTTGGCAATTTCTGCGTCGCCAATTAAAGGGTTGGTGACTAATGCTAGAAGTGCTGATTCTTTATCGCCATGCACTGCTGCTTCGATAGTCAGGCGTTCAAAACCTTTGATTTGCGCCGTTAACCCATGCATTGCTGGAGGTAAATGACCAAATGCTAATGGGTGAGCTCCTTGGCTATCTACAATACAGTCGGTTTCTATCACTGCATCATCTGGAAGCCCTGATATTGTGCCATTATTTTGGGTATTTACCGTGAGGCGAGTACCTAAATTGTTATGAATGGCACAGATAAGCTCGATAGCAACTTGGGAATAAAATGAGCCACCTCTGAAACTTAGCTGCTCTGGTTTCTCACATAGGTTTTGGTCTGCATAAATCTCAAACAGCTCTTCTTCAACCTTCATCACCTGTTCTGCACGTGTTCCTTCATTTTTCGCCTGATCTATCTCGTCAGTGAGCATCGCCTTAGTTTGGTAGAAGTAACGATGATACGGACAAGGAATGGCATTCAAAGCCCTTAAAAAGTTAGGCTCCCAAGGTTCTTCTTTTATATTGTTCATCGTCAACTCGGCACCGTTGCAAAGTAGATCGATGACATTTTTAGTGATGTTTTCACCTTTGTGTGTGACTTCATGAGCCCAAACCATGTGGTTGAGTCCAGCGAAACGCAGTTGTATGTCTTCATACTTTGCATCAAGCATGTTAGCAATCATGTGATGCATCGTAATCGGTACATTACACAAACCAATGATCTTCGCATTTGTGTAGCGAGATACTGCTTCAGTAACAATACCAGCTGGGTTAGTGAAGTTAATAATCCAAGCTTTTGGTGCCAATTTTTCCACTAACTTAGCGATATTTAGCATCACAGGTACAGTGCGAAGTGCTTTTGCAAATCCACCAACACCTGTGGTTTCTTGGCCAAGAAGGTTGTATTTCAAACCTAACCTTTCATCGGCAGCGCGAGCAGGCAATTGACCCACACGTAGCTGAGTCAAAACATAGTCTGAACCGGGAATCGCTTCTTCGGCATTGTAGTGAGTACTGATTTTGACTTGCTCTAAACCAGATTTGTCCAACATTCTGCGACTTAAAGCAGCAATGGTCTCAAGTTTATGTTTTCCTGCTTCAACGTCTACGAGCGCTAGTTCGTGAAGTGGAATGAGTTTCCAGCGTTGAATCAAACCCTCAATGAGCTCAGGAGTGTAGCTGCTTCCGCCGCCGATGATAGTAATTTTTGCTGTCTTCATTTCGCTTCTCCTTGCTGGTTTGATGTACGCTTATACAACTCAATCATGTCAGTAGCTAAATCTTGAATAACCATGGCGTTCATTAGGTGGTCTTGTGCATGAACGAGAATTAAGGTCGTAGGTAACTTGCCGCTTCCTTCATCTAACCCAATCAGTTGTGTTTGCACTTTATGGGCTTCGTTAACCGCTTCCTTTGATTCGTTTATCAGCTGTTGGGCTTGGTCAAAGTCATCGTTTCTTGCACTTTGAATCGCCATTAAAGCGCAGCTACGTGCGCTACCTGAGGTGACAAGTAGCTCCATAATGGTGGATTCAAGGTCGATACTATCCAAGTTATCGGCTTCAAGATTTGGGGTAGAGATTGTAGTGTCCATTTTAATTTCCTTCGGTGTTACTAGGCGTTGGCCGATGAGGTTGCATTTGAGCAAACTTCAGAATTTTTGGCTTCTTCGGTAGCCACTTCTTCTTTACAAAGCTGCCTTTCATAAGCTTTGAAGAATGGATACCAAATTAGGCAATCGACGACGATTAGAGCGATCACGAGAACAAAGGCTCGATAGTCCCAAGAGGCAGAAATCATTGCGCCTATTGGAGCAGGAGTGGTCCATGGTGCCATTGCAATCATTGTTTCGACTAAGTGCATGTTTAGAGCTGCATAGCTGATCAATACATTGACGATAGGGACAAGCAGAAGCGGGATAAACATTATTGGGTTCATCACCACCGGGGAGCCAAATATCAAAGGCTCATTGATATTGAAAATAGCAGGTACAACGCTCAACTTGCCGATTGTTCTTAGATGGATTGAGCGGCTGCGCAGATACATGAAGGCTAGCACCAACGTAGAACCAGAGCCACCAATACACAAATAGAATGACCAATACGGAGCCGTTAAAATATGTGTAGCTTGAGCACCGTGAGTAATGAGTGCTGCGTTTGCGGCGATATTTGCCATGAAAATTGGGTTAAGTAGCCCTGTGACAATGTTGTCACCGTGAATACCGGCAAACCAAAGTAGGTTAGCAATAGTAACTGCAACCAGAATGGCTGGGAGGCTGTCACCCATAGCAATGAGAGGGTGGAAGGCTTCCATTACCGCCGCTGGTAGCAGCATGCCGTACTCGCTTTGCAAGAAAAGGCTAATAGGGTACACGGTCAACATGATGCCGATGACAGGATACAGTAGCTCGAAAGAGCGAGCGATAGCAGGAGGAACCTGCTCAGGCATTTTTATTGTGACGTTGTACTTTTTTAGCAGGCGAATCAGTTCCACAGACCAAATGGCGCAAATAATAGCAGTAAATACGCCTTTGCCTCCTAGGAACTCCATAGACATGTTGTTGTTAATTTGCGGTGCAGAGGCAAGCAGAAAAGCCATCAGTGATAGCATTGCCGCCGTTAAGCCATCTAGTTTGTAATGCTTTGCTAAGCTGTAGGCTGTGCCAATGCTAACGAATACACTCATCAGGCCCATTGTCATGAAATAGGGCATGGTAATTGTGCCCCAATGGTGCTTAGCGAGTTGTACCCAAAAATGGCCAAAAGTTGAGGTTGTGTCGGCACTAAAAGGCGGGTTTGCCACAATAAGCATGATACTACCGACGATTAAAAAAGGCATAGCAGAGATAAAGCCATCTCGAATCGCAATGATGTGTGGTTGCGTGCCAACTTTAGTCGCTATTGGCGCAATGCGATTTTCAACCACATTCATCATCGAAGAATAAAGACCCATCAGAAGCTCCTGAACGAAAAGACGTCGATTGAGAAGATAGACCCAGTTGGCGCTAAAGCGGTGCAACACTTTAGGCCAATAGGTCTAGGGGTAGGTTTAATTAGTTGATAAGTTCTAGGGCACTGTCTAACACTTTGTCTCCACGCATCGTGCCGTAATCAAGCATGTTGATGACAGAGACCTTCTTATTCAATGGCTCAGCGAGTTCGGTGATTCTTGCTTGCTCATATTTAACTTGAGGACCAAGCAGAACAACGTCGTAGTTGCCAATATGAGCTTCGATTTCTGAGACAGAAACTGCATTGATTTCGACCTCTAGTTGTCGGCTCGTTGCTGAATCAAGCATTTTTTTTACTAACATGCTAGTTGACATGCCTGCTGCACAGCAAAGAAGTATCTTGTTCATAATTGGTCCTTAATAGTGATTAGATTAGTTGTATGTCACAAATGTGAGCGCTCTCATTTGTGATGAAGATAAGTTTTTTCGCGAAGAGAATTTGAGATCTAGGTTTGATTTGTAGCGATTCAATGCAATTAATGGACATATATGTGCTTTACAGCACAATTTAAACAGGATGGATATAGGTAGGTTGTTATGAATGTTTGTACAAAATGCTACTGCATTGACTATTTACAGAAGTAGTAAAGTCTCGATAGCTATATAGTTTTTTACCTTCTCTCTTCTAATTTAGCTATCAAAAGCTATAGCGATTCTATGAACTAAAGCGCTTCGCAGCTTCTATTGTCCTTTTTATTTGAAGATCGCTTTGATCGTCTACACTTAGATCACGTTCATTCTAAGGAGAGAATAATGAATAAGTACGGGTATCGTGTAGTAGTGTTTTTATTTGCTCTAATTGGGTTTCCTGCCATGGCGCAGGTCGTGAATATATGTAATGACAATGCTGAATGGCCGCCTTACACATTTCACCCCAGAGACAATGGGAAAGCCGATAAGTCATCACTTGTTGGTGCGAGTTACGATGCAATAAACGTGATATTCAAGGACGCAGGGATGAAGGTTGAAGTAAAAATGATCCCGTGGAAACGCTGTCTTGATGAGGTTCAGAATTACGCTAGCAAAGGTCAGTTTGAGCTTTTTATGGATGGAAGTTCTAACGATGAACGAATGAAAAAATACATCCGTACTGAGGCATTCTATCAAACGAACCAAGGCTATCTATACAGTACGAAAAAATTCCCCAATGGGCCTGATGTAAAAAGTGTTGGAGACTTGAACAAATACAAGGTGTGCGGTATCGGAGGTTACAACTACGAGGTGTACCAGAAAAATGGTCTAACGGTAGAAATCGATACCAGAGCGAAGTCACCAAAAACGGTTCTACAAAAGCTTAGCGCTGGACGCTGTGATATTTTCCTAAGTGCAGTTGAACCGATTCTGGGTGGTAATTTAGTTGGCCAAGTTACGTTTACGCCTGATATTAAATATGCAGTCTTAAACGAGCTACCAAAAACAAAATTCTATGCTTGGGTTTCTAAGGGTTCACCTCGCTCTGCGCAACTTGTCGAAACAATCAATAAAGGTTTAGACAAACTAAAAGCCGACGGAGAGTTGGACAAAATTTTTAAAAAGTACACAGCAACAGGAACAGGGTTTTAGCTAAAACAAACCATAGGCACTCAACCGTTTAATAACGTAAGAGTGCCTATTCCCTCTCCCTAGTTCTTCCTCAGATAGCGCCTATACAGCAGTCATTGAATATCAATATACCAGTCGTTGAACAATGCAGATTTTGAGCTCCATTCTGTCATTTATAGACGGGAGCAGAATGATAGTAGAAAATACTGATTAACGTATTCCCACACAAAGAATAACAATTATGAAAGATAACGTTTTTTACCCAATTGGAACGCAAGGAAAACCTTGGGAAGACAAGGAGCGTCACCAGTGGTTACAAAGTACCAAGATCCACCGCAGTTATCAAAACGAGGTTGTGAGTAAAATTAAGTCGCTTGAGAACATTTTTGATATCGACAACTACGGTGCACTCTCCTACGATACCGAACGATATTCATTGTACTGTCTGCAGTCTCAAAACTGGGATGATAAAAAGCCAAGCATTTTGATCACTGGTGGGGTTCATGGTTACGAAACCAGCGGTGTACATGGAGCATTAAAATTCGCTAAAGATAAAGCTGGCCAATATTTAAACCAATTTAACTTTCTTATTGCTCCTTGTATCAGTCCTTGGGGTTACGAAACCATTAATCGATGGAACCCGAATGCCGTTGATCCCAATCGTTCATTCTATGCGGATACGCCTTCAGAAGAAGCTGCCTTTATAATGCACAGAGTGCAAGGCATCGATATTCTTGCTCATATCGATCTACATGAGACGACCGATACTGATGAGACTGAGTTTCGCCCGGCACTCGCCGCGCGAGATGGAATTGATTATGTCAAAGGTACGGTTCCAGATGGTTTCTATACGGTAGGAGACAGCGAAAACCCAGTTCCAGCGTTTCAAAAAGCAGTGATTGAATCGGTAAGCAAAGTCACTCACATAGCGCCAGCTGACGAGAATGGCGAAATTATTGGTTCTGAAGTCACACAAACTGGTGTCATTAATTACCCAATGAAAAAACTTGGTCTTTGCGGTGGTATGACAGAATGTAAATTTGGCACCACAACGGAAGTGTACCCAGACAGCCCAAAAGTTGATGATGAAGAATGCAATGACGCTCAAGTGGCTGCTATTGTCGGTGCGCTAGATTACATCATTGAAAAAGCCAATGATGTATATAGCTCCTAAATAGCTAGGTAAACACAGAACTCAGATTAAACTTAAAGGTACTGTAACCAAAGTGATTTAAGTAGTGTTGCTGCTATTACAAACATAATAGTGGCAACACCAATATCGATACTTCTTTTTACTGTAGGCTTGGTAAGTATAGGCGCAAATTTTGCTGCTCCAATAGACAGCCCATAAAACCAAATAAACGAGGCCATAGTAGTGCCGAGGGCAAAAGAAACTCTGTTGTCATGGTCGAGTTGACCGCCAATTGAACCAAGTACAACGATTGTATCCAGATACACATGAGGGTTAAGTACAGTAACGGCTAGCGCCCCAAGCATAACGGAGCGTCTTCCTTTCACATTATGTTTAACGGAGGTCACTCCTTTAACATCCTCGAAAGCACTTCTTAGTGAGAGATAGCCATAGTAAACGAGGAATGCGACACCGCCGATAGTGACGAATAGCAACAGTAATTCATGCTGAGCCAAAATTGCTCCACCGCCAAATACTCCTAGAGAAATAAATAGAACATCGAAAAAGCTACATATCGCAGCGGTAGTTAAGTGATGATTTCGTTGTATTCCTTGATTTAGCACGTAGGCATTTTGTGCACCGATAGGAATAATCATACTAGCTCCTAACCCGAAGCCTTGCAGCCATATCCAATAGTTCATTTGTTTCCCTTGCGATAGACGAATGATTTACTTTTCACTAGTCTACTTAGCGCAATGTGTTAAGTATAACTAATAATATTAATGAAGTATAAGTTTTACTAATGTCTGTAAGGGGAAGTTATGAAGGGACTAGATTATCGAGGGATAGAGACATTGGATGCTATTATTCGCCTAAGGAGCTTTGAAAAAGCTGCAGAAGAGCTTTGTGTATCTCAGTCAGCAATTTCACAAAGAATAAAGCAATTGGAAAAGTGGTTATCGCAGCCGGTTCTCGTTCGCGAACAGCCACCTAGGGCAACCGTTGCGGGAGAAAAACTACTAGGCCTTTATCGCAGAGTTAAGTTATTGGAGCAGGATTTATTACCATCGATTAGTAGTAAAACCTCGGAAACAACTTTGTCCGTATCGGTTGCAACTAATGCTGATACCCTAGCGACTTGGTTGCTCCCAAGCCTAAAAAATATTCTTTTAACCAATCGGATTGAGCTAAAATTGGTGGTTGAGGACGAAGGTAGAACTTTGGAGAAGTTACGCAGTGGTGAGGTAACAGCAGCTATAAGCACAAACTCTAATCCTGTACCGAGTTGTGACGCCATTTTGCTAGGCAATATGGAGTATTTGTGTGTTGCAAGTAAGCACTTTTATCAACGTCATTTTTCGAATGGCGTAACGAGAGAAACTCTAGCCCATGCACCGGCCGTTGTTTTTGACCAACATGACTATATGCATGAAAGGTTTCTTCAACAGAATTTTCAATTATCAACTAGTCATATAGTTAAGCATGTTGTACGAAGTTCTGAAGCATTTGTTAAATTGGCACTATCTGACGTTGCTTATTGCTTAATACCTAAAATCCAAATAGAACGAGAGCTAGCAGAAGGGGATTTAGTGAATATCACTCCTGACCTTTCCTTAAATCAAAAGCTTTACTGGCATCATTGGCAGCTTGAAAGCGGCATACTTCAAGAGCTTTCTAAAGCAGTAATTAGCTACGCGAGAGATAACCTATTCTAATAAAACCGGACTTTACTCTGTAATCAAGTTTGCTCGTTATCGCTTTTAATAGGAATATATGAAAATCAAGGAATATAATGGTGATTTGTTAAATGCCGTAAGTGAGCTCTATTTAAATGGGAGAACTTCCACATTTTCGTGGTTGGACACTAGTGGTTATTCTCTCGCAGACTTTGAGCTAGATACCGAAGGGGAGCGAATTTTGGTTGCTTTAGTTGGTGAGCATGTCGTCGGTTTTATTTCTATTTGGGAGCCAGAAAATTTCGTTCATCACTTATATGTGTCAGATGAGCACTAAGGGAAGGGTATTGGGTCTTGCCTGCTTGATTAAGCAGTAGGGCTGTGTGGTCGCTTGAGTCTCAAATGTATGGTTGAAAATGTACAAGCTGTTGGTTTTTATGAATCATCTGGTTTCGTCAGATTAGAAACTGGTGTTGACAGTCTAGGACGGTATTACCTTATGGGCTTCGGCTCACAAACCTAGCATGCGTAAAATATTTGCGCTGTTCTTGTGTTACGTATAGTAAAGGTCAGATGAATATATAAGGGCTGATATGAAAATTATTCTCGAAACTCCGAGGCTGATAATTCGTGAGTTTATGCTAGCGGACGCTGAAGATGTTCTCTACTTCAACTTGCCAGCTGAAGTTACTAAGTACACAGGTGATGCAGACCTATGCAAGATAGTTGAAGATGCCAAGTCCATAATTGAGAACGTTTGGTTAAAGCAATATACAGAGGTGGGTTTTGCTCGCTGGGCCGTTGTCTTAAAAACAACAGAGAAAGTTATAGGGTTCTGCGGCTTCAAAAATGAGCCACGTATTAATGGGGTCGATTTAGGATACCGGTTTCACCCAGATTATTGGGGGCAAGGTATCGCTACTGAAGCCACTCAAGCATGCATAGAATATGCACGTAAACACATGGATGTCAAAACCATATATGGTACTGCAATGTCAGAGAACAAGGCTTCAAGCCATATACTGAAGAAGTTAGGAATGCACTATGTTCGGAAACACCAACAGTACAACCACACCTTCGATTGCTACCAAATGGATTTACGCTAACAATATGTCAAGTTGAAGATCCTATTGGAAACCTGATTGGCTTACGAGGGAAGCATGGATGACGAAGCTTATTTCAATAACTGAGCATAAATCAAACTATCCCACCCCTATAACTTTCTCTTTTGGAGATACGGTTACGTTGGGAAAATTAGATACAGAATATGCGGGCTGGATTCGCGTAACAACCTTTGATGGTAATGTCGGTTGGGCCCCAATCCAGTATATCGACTTTGAAATGGGATCTTCAGTTGGTATAGCGACTCATAATTATAGTGCTCGGGAGCTGGATACTATTGTGGGTGAGATAGTTATATTGATACACGAATTGAACGATTGGTTTTTAGTAAGAAATGAACAAGGGCTGGTAGGTTGGCTACCAGCAAAAACGTTGACAACAGTTTGACCGATATGTGGTCATTGGTGGTATTGGAACACCTTTATCCAACGAGTAAGCTATTGAAGCACTGAAAAATAGGGCGCTTCTTCGCCCTTATTCACTGTATTCTAGTTGGTCGTTTTTCGTCTCTATTTGCTGCTGACAAGATAAGAGAACTTCTTTAGCCAAACTTTCATCATTCAGCGCCCGAGATATAGCCAACCCACCAATCATCATTACTGCAGATTGTATCGCTTTTTCATGGTTAACTTGATCGCTAGCTTGCTCTTGAAGTTGTATTACAAATCGACGAAATATTTGAGTGTAAGTGTCTCTTATTTTTTCATCCTGATGAGCAATGTCTGTTACCAAATAAGCTAAAGGACAATATGCTAGCTTTCCTTCTCTGTGCTCGACACTGAGATATTGCTCGACTTGCTCAAGTAGCCCGCCGTCACCCTTGCAATGAAGCAACAACTGGCTGCGGCTATACTGTGCTGCCTTCAGAATCGCGTCACAATAGAGGTCTGACTTGCTAGAGAAATACTTATAAAATACCCCTCGAGTTAATCCAGCGTCAGACATAATTTCGTCGATTCCAACGCCATCATAGCCTCTATGGGTAAATAATTCAGCGGCACTTGATAGGATCTTTTCTCGTGTATCAAGCGTGTGTTGTGGCTTCCAAGGCATCTTAGATCTCTTTTAAATTGAAAGGAACAGGAGAGTAATTTTAATGCGAAATAAAATATGTTCTTGAACATATTTTGGCTAATTCTAACATGGGAGCACGATAAAAAATTATGGAGTTACAATATGTTGGCAGATGTTCATATTATTGGCCCCCAGTACAGTTCTTTTGTTCGCTCAGTTGCTTTGTGCTGTGAAGAAAAAGGGATCTCTTATAGTCTTGGCTTCGATCTCCCAGATAAAAAACTAGAATTCAAAGGGAGTGATCATTACTCATTACACCCTTTTGGTAAGCTTCCAATTCTACTGCATGGTGATCGTCAAGTTTTTGAAACTGCGACAATTTGCCGTTATCTAGATAGTGAGTTCTTAGGTAAACAACTCCAGCCCAGTCAACACTACGACCGAGCCATTGTTGATCAGTGGTGTGCAGCAACCTCTACCTATATTGATAAGGCTCTTATAAGAGACTACTTAATAGAATTTAGCTTCCCAAGGGGGGAGGATGGAGAAATTCGTTGGGATAGAATAGAGCAGGCTAAACCCAAAGCTGAGGAAAGCTTTGGAATCTTGAATCAACAGTTAGGAAACAGCACTTTTATATGTGGTGAGCGCTACAGCATAGCAGATGCGTTGCTCACACCTATTGTTG contains the following coding sequences:
- a CDS encoding LacI family DNA-binding transcriptional regulator, with translation MATLEDVAALAGVSRATVSRVVNGENKVRTKTKQLVEKAIAELGYAPNLAAKSLASNKSHTLGLVTTSYLGAFFGSLMDNVQSEADSHHKQLLVMKGRGSAENELDAIHKLYNMNCDGLILHVRALRDEQLLDLASKDKAFILLDREIEGLEDRCVSFDHRYASQLATEFCIEKGHSKIACISGPDSRSSSQLRKQGFLDAMSNAGLTPTVSLAGEYDLPSGYQLTCEILQRNIPTAIYCCNEEMAVGALLAISERGLRVPDDISVICYDSGERADYVTPKLTSLHFPITSMAREATRKLVNPDMKLEMHPPKIIDRGSVRQI
- a CDS encoding 6-phospho-beta-glucosidase — its product is MKTAKITIIGGGSSYTPELIEGLIQRWKLIPLHELALVDVEAGKHKLETIAALSRRMLDKSGLEQVKISTHYNAEEAIPGSDYVLTQLRVGQLPARAADERLGLKYNLLGQETTGVGGFAKALRTVPVMLNIAKLVEKLAPKAWIINFTNPAGIVTEAVSRYTNAKIIGLCNVPITMHHMIANMLDAKYEDIQLRFAGLNHMVWAHEVTHKGENITKNVIDLLCNGAELTMNNIKEEPWEPNFLRALNAIPCPYHRYFYQTKAMLTDEIDQAKNEGTRAEQVMKVEEELFEIYADQNLCEKPEQLSFRGGSFYSQVAIELICAIHNNLGTRLTVNTQNNGTISGLPDDAVIETDCIVDSQGAHPLAFGHLPPAMHGLTAQIKGFERLTIEAAVHGDKESALLALVTNPLIGDAEIAKSLLEDVLETNSAYLPQFE
- a CDS encoding PTS lactose/cellobiose transporter subunit IIA, which codes for MDTTISTPNLEADNLDSIDLESTIMELLVTSGSARSCALMAIQSARNDDFDQAQQLINESKEAVNEAHKVQTQLIGLDEGSGKLPTTLILVHAQDHLMNAMVIQDLATDMIELYKRTSNQQGEAK
- a CDS encoding PTS sugar transporter subunit IIC, whose translation is MGLYSSMMNVVENRIAPIATKVGTQPHIIAIRDGFISAMPFLIVGSIMLIVANPPFSADTTSTFGHFWVQLAKHHWGTITMPYFMTMGLMSVFVSIGTAYSLAKHYKLDGLTAAMLSLMAFLLASAPQINNNMSMEFLGGKGVFTAIICAIWSVELIRLLKKYNVTIKMPEQVPPAIARSFELLYPVIGIMLTVYPISLFLQSEYGMLLPAAVMEAFHPLIAMGDSLPAILVAVTIANLLWFAGIHGDNIVTGLLNPIFMANIAANAALITHGAQATHILTAPYWSFYLCIGGSGSTLVLAFMYLRSRSIHLRTIGKLSVVPAIFNINEPLIFGSPVVMNPIMFIPLLLVPIVNVLISYAALNMHLVETMIAMAPWTTPAPIGAMISASWDYRAFVLVIALIVVDCLIWYPFFKAYERQLCKEEVATEEAKNSEVCSNATSSANA
- a CDS encoding PTS sugar transporter subunit IIB, which encodes MNKILLCCAAGMSTSMLVKKMLDSATSRQLEVEINAVSVSEIEAHIGNYDVVLLGPQVKYEQARITELAEPLNKKVSVINMLDYGTMRGDKVLDSALELIN
- a CDS encoding substrate-binding periplasmic protein produces the protein MNKYGYRVVVFLFALIGFPAMAQVVNICNDNAEWPPYTFHPRDNGKADKSSLVGASYDAINVIFKDAGMKVEVKMIPWKRCLDEVQNYASKGQFELFMDGSSNDERMKKYIRTEAFYQTNQGYLYSTKKFPNGPDVKSVGDLNKYKVCGIGGYNYEVYQKNGLTVEIDTRAKSPKTVLQKLSAGRCDIFLSAVEPILGGNLVGQVTFTPDIKYAVLNELPKTKFYAWVSKGSPRSAQLVETINKGLDKLKADGELDKIFKKYTATGTGF
- a CDS encoding M14 family metallopeptidase is translated as MKDNVFYPIGTQGKPWEDKERHQWLQSTKIHRSYQNEVVSKIKSLENIFDIDNYGALSYDTERYSLYCLQSQNWDDKKPSILITGGVHGYETSGVHGALKFAKDKAGQYLNQFNFLIAPCISPWGYETINRWNPNAVDPNRSFYADTPSEEAAFIMHRVQGIDILAHIDLHETTDTDETEFRPALAARDGIDYVKGTVPDGFYTVGDSENPVPAFQKAVIESVSKVTHIAPADENGEIIGSEVTQTGVINYPMKKLGLCGGMTECKFGTTTEVYPDSPKVDDEECNDAQVAAIVGALDYIIEKANDVYSS
- a CDS encoding LysE/ArgO family amino acid transporter, whose protein sequence is MNYWIWLQGFGLGASMIIPIGAQNAYVLNQGIQRNHHLTTAAICSFFDVLFISLGVFGGGAILAQHELLLLFVTIGGVAFLVYYGYLSLRSAFEDVKGVTSVKHNVKGRRSVMLGALAVTVLNPHVYLDTIVVLGSIGGQLDHDNRVSFALGTTMASFIWFYGLSIGAAKFAPILTKPTVKRSIDIGVATIMFVIAATLLKSLWLQYL
- a CDS encoding LysR family transcriptional regulator ArgP, yielding MKGLDYRGIETLDAIIRLRSFEKAAEELCVSQSAISQRIKQLEKWLSQPVLVREQPPRATVAGEKLLGLYRRVKLLEQDLLPSISSKTSETTLSVSVATNADTLATWLLPSLKNILLTNRIELKLVVEDEGRTLEKLRSGEVTAAISTNSNPVPSCDAILLGNMEYLCVASKHFYQRHFSNGVTRETLAHAPAVVFDQHDYMHERFLQQNFQLSTSHIVKHVVRSSEAFVKLALSDVAYCLIPKIQIERELAEGDLVNITPDLSLNQKLYWHHWQLESGILQELSKAVISYARDNLF
- a CDS encoding GNAT family N-acetyltransferase; the encoded protein is MKIILETPRLIIREFMLADAEDVLYFNLPAEVTKYTGDADLCKIVEDAKSIIENVWLKQYTEVGFARWAVVLKTTEKVIGFCGFKNEPRINGVDLGYRFHPDYWGQGIATEATQACIEYARKHMDVKTIYGTAMSENKASSHILKKLGMHYVRKHQQYNHTFDCYQMDLR
- a CDS encoding SH3 domain-containing protein; this translates as MTKLISITEHKSNYPTPITFSFGDTVTLGKLDTEYAGWIRVTTFDGNVGWAPIQYIDFEMGSSVGIATHNYSARELDTIVGEIVILIHELNDWFLVRNEQGLVGWLPAKTLTTV
- a CDS encoding TetR/AcrR family transcriptional regulator; amino-acid sequence: MPWKPQHTLDTREKILSSAAELFTHRGYDGVGIDEIMSDAGLTRGVFYKYFSSKSDLYCDAILKAAQYSRSQLLLHCKGDGGLLEQVEQYLSVEHREGKLAYCPLAYLVTDIAHQDEKIRDTYTQIFRRFVIQLQEQASDQVNHEKAIQSAVMMIGGLAISRALNDESLAKEVLLSCQQQIETKNDQLEYSE